The Cyclobacterium amurskyense genome contains the following window.
TCTGCTTCCCATCCTTTTGGAACCTCTCTTTCTTTGGGCCAAATACTATACTGTTCTTCATGATTGATGACCACTAAAAACAGGCTGTTTTCCTCTTCTTCAAACATTAAATTAGATTTTCATTTTAATTTACAGAATTTCAATTTAGTTATTATCTTTTTCCTTACAATACCTTTAATACCGATTCTACTTATGCATTTAGATGTTTTTCTAAGAAGAGTTAAAAATGAATTTATATAAACAAAAGAAAATCAGGCTGCTTAGCTAATGCTTTTAAAATTATTAATTGGGTTCTTTTGGCTAAAAAATTATATATTTTAAAGAAATTCACCACTAAAATCTTTCGGACAAACACAATCCAAAAGTAGTTAGAATAAACCTACAATTCGATAGGAAAGAAACTTAGCACATTTATTGTGTTTTGGGAGAAAGAAATTTGGTTTAAAATATACACATGAAGAAATTCCTTTCCCGATCCGGCCCAATAGTTCTTTCTGCTTTAATAATCATTGCATTGTATTTTTTAGTTATAGGACTCGTAGCCTCACAGAAAGTATTGGCACCGCTAGTTTTGGCTCTGGTGCTGGCTTTATTGGTCTATCCTATCGCACAGGTTTTGGAAAAAAGAGGGTTGCATAGAATAGTAAGTACCTCTTTTGTAGTAGGGATAGTTTTTGTAGGTTTTATAGGCATTTCTGCTATTATCTCTTTACAAGTAAGGTCTTTTTTGGAGGATGCGGAAGTTATGAAAGAGCGATTGAGCCCGGTTGCACAAAAAGTGGAGCTATTTGTTCTGGCTCATACCCCTCTGGAACGAAGCAAGTTAGAGGCTTATAAAACTACTTATGGCCTAAATGGTGAAAAACTGAATGAAGAAGAAAAACCTTCAGAAGTAAAACAGGAAGAAGCATTTTCGATGTTGGGAAAAGTCATGGGTACAGCAGCTGACTTTCTCTTAATGTTTGTTTACCTCTTTTTCCTCATTCACTTTAGACATATGTTTTACACCTTTATCTTGAAGTTATTCCCTGATGATAGCAAAGAAAAAGTAAAAAGAGTGACCCACGATTCTGCTTTGGTGGTTAGACATTACCTTAATGGACGGTTGATTTTAATGGTTATTTTGGTGGTACTTTACAGTTTAGGGATGTGG
Protein-coding sequences here:
- a CDS encoding AI-2E family transporter, with the translated sequence MKKFLSRSGPIVLSALIIIALYFLVIGLVASQKVLAPLVLALVLALLVYPIAQVLEKRGLHRIVSTSFVVGIVFVGFIGISAIISLQVRSFLEDAEVMKERLSPVAQKVELFVLAHTPLERSKLEAYKTTYGLNGEKLNEEEKPSEVKQEEAFSMLGKVMGTAADFLLMFVYLFFLIHFRHMFYTFILKLFPDDSKEKVKRVTHDSALVVRHYLNGRLILMVILVVLYSLGMWISGAEDFLLISFIAAFLSLIPFIGNMAGYVLALFIGLLSGGEFYTLVGISATFLIVQFLDSYIFQPIILGNKVDVHPFFIILAVIIGNAIWGIIGMVLSIPIIAIITVVLRETPGADAFAYLLSNGEESKSKR